In a single window of the Arthrobacter zhangbolii genome:
- a CDS encoding NAD(P)-dependent alcohol dehydrogenase: MTTARAYAATSATDPLVPTTIERREVGPHDVLIDIAYAGICHSDIHTVRGEWGPIAYPQVVGHEIVGTVAEIGSEVTKHQVGDRVGVGCMVNSCRECENCKAGMENYCLNGNIGTYASKDVDGTITQGGYATSVVVNDDFVLRVPESISYEAAAPLLCAGITTYSPLSHWNAGPGKRVAVVGMGGLGHMGVKIAVAMGAEVTVLSQTLSKQEDGLRFGAKDYYATSDESTFEKLANTFDLIINTVSAPIDLQQYLSLLRLDGTMVSVGAPPEALPISVFALMGNRRSYAASGIGSIGETQEMLDFCAEHGIAPEVELIEAKDINTAYERVLKSDVRYRFVIDTATI, from the coding sequence ATGACCACCGCACGCGCTTACGCCGCCACTTCCGCCACGGATCCGCTGGTTCCCACCACCATTGAACGCCGCGAAGTCGGCCCGCATGACGTGCTCATCGACATTGCCTATGCCGGCATCTGCCACTCCGACATCCACACCGTCCGCGGCGAATGGGGTCCCATTGCCTACCCGCAGGTGGTGGGCCACGAAATCGTCGGGACCGTTGCCGAAATCGGCTCCGAGGTCACCAAGCACCAGGTCGGCGACCGCGTGGGCGTAGGCTGCATGGTCAACTCCTGCCGCGAGTGTGAGAACTGCAAGGCCGGCATGGAGAACTACTGCCTCAACGGCAACATCGGGACCTACGCCAGCAAGGACGTGGACGGCACCATCACCCAGGGGGGCTACGCCACCTCGGTAGTGGTCAATGACGACTTTGTGCTCCGCGTCCCGGAGAGCATCTCCTACGAGGCTGCCGCCCCGCTGCTCTGCGCCGGCATCACCACCTACTCGCCGCTTTCCCACTGGAACGCGGGACCGGGCAAGCGCGTCGCCGTCGTCGGCATGGGCGGACTGGGCCACATGGGAGTGAAGATCGCCGTCGCCATGGGAGCGGAGGTAACCGTCCTGTCCCAGACCCTCAGCAAGCAGGAGGACGGGCTCCGCTTCGGTGCGAAGGACTACTACGCCACCAGTGACGAGAGCACCTTCGAGAAGCTGGCCAACACGTTCGACCTGATCATCAACACGGTGAGTGCACCGATCGACCTGCAGCAGTACCTCTCCCTGCTGCGCCTGGACGGCACCATGGTCAGCGTCGGAGCCCCGCCCGAGGCGCTGCCGATCTCCGTGTTCGCCCTGATGGGCAACCGGCGATCCTACGCTGCCTCAGGCATCGGCAGCATTGGGGAGACCCAGGAAATGCTGGACTTCTGCGCCGAGCACGGTATCGCCCCCGAGGTGGAGCTGATCGAGGCCAAGGACATCAATACCGCGTACGAGCGCGTGCTGAAATCCGACGTGCGCTACCGCTTCGTCATTGACACGGCCACCATCTAA